One genomic window of Punica granatum isolate Tunisia-2019 chromosome 1, ASM765513v2, whole genome shotgun sequence includes the following:
- the LOC116198673 gene encoding protein GFS12 isoform X2 produces MEDRFCFECLERRIQSDYSGGLAFSYGLSDTPLPFGSAAVVQVAAFEGEASQFILKYLRSDQHSCLARYIDDCIESSSRINDMVPSEVKPEVCSSTTPQGQDGADPPPKQSESHFDCGKGKSSKGSISRCCSCDYLSTSSCLRTINALAPIAYAAPRCISMFEELASHFLSGSQEDLIIRSLSLLIEGKATGRDAVNFLRLVGVQSFGEIGVPCSIRHPNVAPVIGMLKSFDYINLVLPKTPYTLENILHFSPDVLLSEWDVRFLVYQLLSALAYLHDLGLAHGSISPSAIMITKSCWSWISVSEKLGSVSVNVECTPTQSTRSRIGCCMDDCVYQGLYADLKVSGSVDWHSEFKRWWSGELSNFEYLLVLNKLAGRRWGDHTFHPVMPWVIDFSTLPDENSDAGWRDLSKSKWRLAKGDEQLDFTYLTSEIPHHVSDECLSELAVCSYKARRLPLSVLRLAVRSVYEPNEYPSTMQRLYQWTPDECIPEFYFDPQIFNSIHSGMTNLAIPSWASSPEEFIKMHRDALESERVSRQLHMWIDVTFGYKMSGEAAVAAKNVMLPSSDPSLPRSIGRRQLFNRPHPIRRSHSSKFHGKTTVNLDDLNEVAFEKSLLSGTANLEELEQAYAFSEHARHLSPLYSFGSSAKSTNAFEESQGKSTNCAKSEPCVIQNFGRTFGVDSNNLLEYIEETDEDFMGYQELLLWRQKSNTSKQLSEDVAEDIFSIGCVLAELHLKRPLFDPTSLALYLEDGILPGSVEELPPLTRVLVEACVQRDWIRRPTAKSLLESPYFPASIKSSYLFVSPLQLLGQDSSRLHYLATFAKQGALKAMGPFAAEKSTSYCLPLLATPLSDIEAEWACTLLEEFIKSLKPSAVKTLIVPCIQKILQTTGYSRLKVSLLQDSFVREIWNRVGKYAYLEKLHPLVISNLHISPHKTSAGAASVLLIGSSEELGIPVTIHQTILPLIQCFGKGLSPDGIDVLIRIGGLLGDSFIVKQMLPLLKHMVHVCISVSCMNKSEPIQSWSGLALIDCLVTLDGLLAFLPGEVVVKELIQDRNCLHVIILMQTCLEVSVLQVAASMLLALCQRIGPDLTALHVLPQLKGLFDELAFSQETASGSGSSLGRSLKASKLKINEGPGIESRMDLVLLLYPSFATLLGIEKLRQCCATWLLLEQFLLRRHNWKWECTGESPRGSPENSVSKRSLVSQGVRNENSPAKMLLNGVGWSIPQSQGTRVSKNLSRKRYNKVDGSPIEGNAVMTNYMNREPWFWFPSPVNSWDGPEYLARVGSVKDELPWKIRACVLYSVRAHNGTLRSVAAYEDESTVFTAGICPGFKGTVQKWDLMRMNSMLGYYGHEEVVNDICVLSSSGRIASCDGTVHVWNSRTGKVISVFAEPTTDSTHFGSPILSPSSINADSANVLGSNSLSTGLLSSAFDGSLYTCMHHVEFSDKLIVGTGNGSIRFIDISQGQKLHSWRGELGDSGFPSLVSAISSCGSDNVLPDRASTSPSWIATGLSSGHCRLFDSRSGNVLASWKAHDGYVTKLAAPEPHLLVSSSLDKTLRVWDLRRNLPSQLSILRGHTDGVSGFSMWGQDVVSISRNKIGVSSPSKSVDEVIVPQNLHMNQQGTKNLSTLSSICILPFSRLFLVGTEDGYLRICC; encoded by the exons ATGGAGGACCGCTTTTGCTTCGAGTGCCTCGAGCGGCGAATCCAGTCCGACTACTCCGGCGGGCTTGCCTTCTCTTACGGCCTATCCGATACGCCTCTCCCGTTCGGTTCCGCCGCCGTTGTTCAG GTGGCTGCTTTCGAGGGAGAAGCTTCTCAGTTCATTCTGAAGTACTTGCGCAGCGATCAGCATAGTTGCTTGGCGAGATACAT TGATGATTGTATTGAGAGCAGCAGTAGGATCAATGATATGGTTCCTTCTGAAGTTAAGCCAGAAGTCTGCAGTAGCACAACTCCTCAGGGTCAAGATGGTGCGGATCCTCCTCCAAAACAATCTGAGAGCCATTTTGACTGTGGCAAGGGTAAAAGCTCTAAAGGATCAATATCAAGATGTTGTAGTTGCGACTACTTGTCTACATCTTCTTGCTTGAGGACTATTAATGCACTGGCACCTATAGCATATGCAGCTCCTAGATGCATCTCTATGTTCGAGGAGCTTGCTTCACATTTTCTGTCTGGGTCACAGGAAGATCTCATCATACGCTCCCTGAGTCTCCTGATTGAAGGGAAAGCCACTGGTCGTGATGCTGTGAATTTTCTTCGATTAGTTGGGGTGCAATCATTTGGTGAAATAGGTGTTCCTTGTTCTATAAGGCATCCAAATGTAGCTCCTGTTATTGGTATGCTTAAATCATTTgattatatcaatttggtGCTTCCTAAGACTCCATATACCTTGGAAAATATTCTACATTTCAGTCCCGATGTTTTGCTGTCAGAGTGGGATGTAAGGTTTTTGGTATACCAGCTTCTTTCAGCCCTTGCTTACCTCCATGACTTAGGGCTTGCCCATGGTAGCATAAGTCCATCTGCTATAATGATCACTAAGTCCTGCTGGTCATGGATTTCGGTTTCTGAGAAGCTTGGGTCTGTCTCAGTAAATGTTGAATGCACCCCTACCCAGAGCACTAGATCTAGGATTGGCTGCTGCATGGACGATTGTGTGTATCAGGGACTTTACGCAGATTTGAAGGTTTCTGGATCTGTGGACTGGCATTCTGAGTTTAAAAGATGGTGGAGTGGAGAACTGAGTAATTTTGAGTATCTGCTTGTCCTGAACAAATTAGCTGGGAGAAGGTGGGGAGACCACACCTTTCATCCTGTAATGCCATGGGTGATAGATTTTAGCACCCTACCAGATGAAAATTCTGATGCAGGGTGGCGGGACTTGAGCAAGAGTAAGTGGAGGCTGGCAAAAGGGGACGAACAGCTAGATTTCACATATTTAACATCCGAAATACCTCATCACGTGTCTGATGAGTGTCTTTCTGAACTGGCTGTGTGCAGCTACAAAGCTAGGAGATTACCTTTGAGTGTTCTACGATTGGCTGTCCGATCAGTTTATGAGCCCAATGAATATCCCTCTACCATGCAGAGGCTATACCAGTGGACTCCAGATGAGTGCATACCCGAATTTTACTTCGACCCgcaaattttcaattctatcCACTCTGGTATGACAAATTTGGCCATTCCTTCTTGGGCAAGCAGTCCTGAGGAGTTCATTAAAATGCATAGAGATGCTTTAGAAAGTGAACGGGTGTCTCGCCAGCTGCATATGTGGATCGATGTGACGTTTGGATACAAAATGTCTGGTGAGGCAGCTGTTGCTGCTAAGAATGTCATGCTGCCTTCTTCTGATCCCTCTTTGCCAAGATCTATCGGGCGCAGACAGCTTTTTAATCGGCCTCATCCCATCCGCAGAAGTCATTCCAGTAAATTTCATGGTAAAACAACCGTGAATCTTGATGACCTGAATGAGGTGGCGTTTGAAAAATCTCTTCTTTCTGGAACAGCTAATTTGGAGGAACTAGAACAAGCATATGCATTTTCTGAACATGCCCGGCATTTGAGTCCTCTTTACAGCTTTGGTAGTTCTGCTAAGAGTACTAACGCTTTTGAAGAATCCCAGGGAAAGAGCACCAACTGCGCCAAATCTGAACCATGTGTTATCCAAAACTTCGGGCGGACTTTTGGTGTTGACTCTAATAATCTTCTTGAATATATTGAAGAGACTGATGAAGATTTTATGGGATATCAAGAATTATTGCTTTGGAGGCAGAAATCAAATACATCAAAACAGCTTTCTGAAGATGTTGCGGAGGACATATTCTCTATTGGTTGTGTCTTAGCAGAACTTCATTTGAAGAGGCCACTATTTGACCCGACCTCGTTGGCCTTATATTTGGAAGATGGAATATTGCCAGGATCAGTGGAAGAACTTCCTCCCCTGACAAGGGTCCTTGTTGAAGCTTGTGTCCAGAGAGACTGGATAAG GAGGCCCACTGCCAAGAGTCTTCTGGAATCTCCTTATTTTCCTGCATCAATCAAATCATCATACTTGTTTGTCTCCCCACTCCAACTTCTTGGGCAAGATAGTTCTCGTCTGCATTATCTTGCAACGTTTGCAAAACAAGGAGCCTTGAAAGCAATGGGGCCATTTGCAGCTGAAAAGTCCACTTCCTATTGCTTGCCTCTACTCGCGACTCCTTTATCAGATATAGAGGCTGAGTGGGCTTGCACACTATTAGAGGAATTTATCAAGAGCTTGAAGCCATCAGCAGTGAAAACATTGATCGTTCCTTGTATTCAGAAAATTCTACAG ACAACTGGTTATTCTCGTCTAAAAGTATCCCTTCTCCAAGATTCTTTTGTTAGAGAAATTTGGAATCGGGTTGGTAAATATGCATATCTTGAAAAACTGCATCCGCTGGTCATATCAAACCTTCATATTTCACCCCATAAGACTTCAGCTGGTGCTGCTTCTGTGCTGCTGATTGGCTCTAGTGAAGAGCTTGGTATACCTGTTACAATTCATCAG ACAATCTTACCCTTGATCCAGTGCTTTGGGAAGGGACTCTCCCCAGATGGAATTGATGTGCTGATTAGAATTG GTGGACTTTTAGGGGACTCTTTTATTGTCAAACAGATGCTACCATTGCTTAAACACATGGTCCATGTCTGTATCAGTGTCTCATGCATGAATAAGTCTGAGCCTATACAGAGCTGGAGTGGTTTAGCTCTTATTGATTGTCTAGTAACATTGGATGGTTTACTTGCTTTCTTGCCAGGGGAGGTAGTTGTCAAAGAGCTGATCCAA GACCGGAATTGCCTCCATGTGATTATTCTCATGCAAACCTGTCTGGAAGTTTCAGTACTCCAG GTTGCTGCTTCCATGTTACTGGCACTATGCCAAAGGATTGGACCTGATTTGACAGCTTTGCATGTTCTTCCGCAACTTAAGGGGCTTTTTGATGAGCTTGCTTTCTCTCAAGAAACTGCCAGTGGATCAGGCAGTTCTCTTGGAAGGAGCTTGAAGGCTTCTAAGCTGAAAATAAATGAGGGCCCTGGCATTGAGAGCCGAATGGACCTTGT GTTGCTTCTGTATCCTTCATTTGCAACTCTTCTCGGAATAGAGAAACTCCGTCAATGTTGTGCCACATGGTTGCTTCTCGAGCAGTTCCTTCTGCGGCGTCATAACTGGAAG TGGGAATGTACAGGAGAATCACCCAGAGGAAGTCCAGAAAATTCTGTTTCCAAGAGGTCTCTTGTTAGTCAAGGAGTTAGAAATGAGAATAGTCCTGCAAAGATGCTGCTAAATGGAGTTGGTTGGTCGATTCCCCAATCTCAAGGGACTAGAGTTTCGAAGAATCTGTCTAGGAAGAGATATAACAAAGTTGATGGGAGTCCCATTGAAGGGAATGCAGTGATGACAAATTATATGAATCGTGAACCTTGGTTCTGGTTTCCTAGTCCAGTTAACAGCTGGGATGGACCTGAATATCTTGCTCGGGTGGGGAGTGTAAAAGATGAGCTTCCTTGGAAAATCAGAGCTTGCGTTTTGTACTCGGTGCGGGCACATAATGGCACCCTAAGATCTGTGGCTGCGTACGAAGATGAATCTACAGTTTTTACTGCTGGGATTTGCCCTGGTTTTAAGGGGACCGTTCAGAAGTGGGATCTGATGAGAATGAATAGTATGTTGGGCTACTACGGCCATGAGGAG GTTGTTAACGACATATGTGTCTTGTCTTCTAGCGGAAGGATTGCATCTTGTGATGGAACTGTACATGTGTGGAACAGCCGAACAGGGAAAGTAATATCGGTTTTTGCTGAACCCACAACTGATTCTACACACTTTGGGAGCCCCATATTATCTCCATCGAGTATCAACGCCGACTCTGCAAATGTATTGGGTTCAAATTCACTCTCAACAGGTCTATTGTCAAGTGCGTTCGATGGGAGCTTGTACACTTGCATGCATCATGTGGAGTTCAGTGACAAGCTTATAGTTGGCACTGGAAATGGCTCTATTAG GTTTATTGATATCTCCCAAGGTCAGAAGCTTCACAGTTGGCGGGGTGAACTTGGTGACTCGGGTTTCCCTTCTCTCGTTTCTGCAATAAGCTCATGCGGGTCCGACAATGTGCTACCAGATAGAGCTTCGACCTCACCTTCATGGATTGCCACTGGGCTAAGTTCTGGTCACTGTCGGTTATTTGATTCGAGAAGTGGTAACGTACTTGCCTCGTGGAAGGCCCACGACGGTTATGTGACAAAG TTGGCTGCACCGGAGCCTCATTTGCTTGTTTCGAGCTCTCTCGACAAGACCTTACGGGTTTGGGACTTGAGAAG GAATTTGCCATCTCAGCTATCCATTTTAAGAGGCCACACAGATGGTGTATCAGGTTTCTCCATGTGGGGCCAAGATGTTGTGTCAATTTCGAGAAACAAGATCGGGGTTTCCTCTCCATCAAAGTCTGTTGATGAG GTTATTGTACCTCAGAATCTCCACATGAACCAGCAGGGCACGAAAAACTTGTCCACGTTATCGAGCATCTGCATCCTTCCTTTCTCACGGCTGTTTCTGGTTGGGACGGAAGATGGCTACTTGAGGATCTGCTGCTAG
- the LOC116198673 gene encoding protein GFS12 isoform X3, with amino-acid sequence MEDRFCFECLERRIQSDYSGGLAFSYGLSDTPLPFGSAAVVQVAAFEGEASQFILKYLRSDQHSCLARYIDDCIESSSRINDMVPSEVKPEVCSSTTPQGQDGADPPPKQSESHFDCGKGKSSKGSISRCCSCDYLSTSSCLRTINALAPIAYAAPRCISMFEELASHFLSGSQEDLIIRSLSLLIEGKATGRDAVNFLRLVGVQSFGEIGVPCSIRHPNVAPVIGMLKSFDYINLVLPKTPYTLENILHFSPDVLLSEWDVRFLVYQLLSALAYLHDLGLAHGSISPSAIMITKSCWSWISVSEKLGSVSVNVECTPTQSTRSRIGCCMDDCVYQGLYADLKVSGSVDWHSEFKRWWSGELSNFEYLLVLNKLAGRRWGDHTFHPVMPWVIDFSTLPDENSDAGWRDLSKSKWRLAKGDEQLDFTYLTSEIPHHVSDECLSELAVCSYKARRLPLSVLRLAVRSVYEPNEYPSTMQRLYQWTPDECIPEFYFDPQIFNSIHSGMTNLAIPSWASSPEEFIKMHRDALESERVSRQLHMWIDVTFGYKMSGEAAVAAKNVMLPSSDPSLPRSIGRRQLFNRPHPIRRSHSSKFHGKTTVNLDDLNEVAFEKSLLSGTANLEELEQAYAFSEHARHLSPLYSFGSSAKSTNAFEESQGKSTNCAKSEPCVIQNFGRTFGVDSNNLLEYIEETDEDFMGYQELLLWRQKSNTSKQLSEDVAEDIFSIGCVLAELHLKRPLFDPTSLALYLEDGILPGSVEELPPLTRVLVEACVQRDWIRRPTAKSLLESPYFPASIKSSYLFVSPLQLLGQDSSRLHYLATFAKQGALKAMGPFAAEKSTSYCLPLLATPLSDIEAEWACTLLEEFIKSLKPSAVKTLIVPCIQKILQTTGYSRLKVSLLQDSFVREIWNRVGKYAYLEKLHPLVISNLHISPHKTSAGAASVLLIGSSEELGIPVTIHQTILPLIQCFGKGLSPDGIDVLIRIGGLLGDSFIVKQMLPLLKHMVHVCISVSCMNKSEPIQSWSGLALIDCLVTLDGLLAFLPGEVVVKELIQDRNCLHVIILMQTCLEVSVLQVAASMLLALCQRIGPDLTALHVLPQLKGLFDELAFSQETASGSGSSLGRSLKASKLKINEGPGIESRMDLVLLLYPSFATLLGIEKLRQCCATWLLLEQFLLRRHNWKWECTGESPRGSPENSVSKRSLVSQGVRNENSPAKMLLNGVGWSIPQSQGTRVSKNLSRKRYNKVDGSPIEGNAVMTNYMNREPWFWFPSPVNSWDGPEYLARVGSVKDELPWKIRACVLYSVRAHNGTLRSVAAYEDESTVFTAGICPGFKGTVQKWDLMRMNSMLGYYGHEEVVNDICVLSSSGRIASCDGTVHVWNSRTGKVISVFAEPTTDSTHFGSPILSPSSINADSANVLGSNSLSTGLLSSAFDGSLYTCMHHVEFSDKLIVGTGNGSIRFIDISQGQKLHSWRGELGDSGFPSLVSAISSCGSDNVLPDRASTSPSWIATGLSSGHCRLFDSRSGNVLASWKAHDGYVTKLAAPEPHLLVSSSLDKTLRVWDLRRNLPSQLSILRGHTDGVSGFSMWGQDVVSISRNKIGVSSPSKSVDEVIVPQNLHMNQQGTKNFSTLSSICILPFSLLFLVGTEDGYLRICC; translated from the exons ATGGAGGACCGCTTTTGCTTCGAGTGCCTCGAGCGGCGAATCCAGTCCGACTACTCCGGCGGGCTTGCCTTCTCTTACGGCCTATCCGATACGCCTCTCCCGTTCGGTTCCGCCGCCGTTGTTCAG GTGGCTGCTTTCGAGGGAGAAGCTTCTCAGTTCATTCTGAAGTACTTGCGCAGCGATCAGCATAGTTGCTTGGCGAGATACAT TGATGATTGTATTGAGAGCAGCAGTAGGATCAATGATATGGTTCCTTCTGAAGTTAAGCCAGAAGTCTGCAGTAGCACAACTCCTCAGGGTCAAGATGGTGCGGATCCTCCTCCAAAACAATCTGAGAGCCATTTTGACTGTGGCAAGGGTAAAAGCTCTAAAGGATCAATATCAAGATGTTGTAGTTGCGACTACTTGTCTACATCTTCTTGCTTGAGGACTATTAATGCACTGGCACCTATAGCATATGCAGCTCCTAGATGCATCTCTATGTTCGAGGAGCTTGCTTCACATTTTCTGTCTGGGTCACAGGAAGATCTCATCATACGCTCCCTGAGTCTCCTGATTGAAGGGAAAGCCACTGGTCGTGATGCTGTGAATTTTCTTCGATTAGTTGGGGTGCAATCATTTGGTGAAATAGGTGTTCCTTGTTCTATAAGGCATCCAAATGTAGCTCCTGTTATTGGTATGCTTAAATCATTTgattatatcaatttggtGCTTCCTAAGACTCCATATACCTTGGAAAATATTCTACATTTCAGTCCCGATGTTTTGCTGTCAGAGTGGGATGTAAGGTTTTTGGTATACCAGCTTCTTTCAGCCCTTGCTTACCTCCATGACTTAGGGCTTGCCCATGGTAGCATAAGTCCATCTGCTATAATGATCACTAAGTCCTGCTGGTCATGGATTTCGGTTTCTGAGAAGCTTGGGTCTGTCTCAGTAAATGTTGAATGCACCCCTACCCAGAGCACTAGATCTAGGATTGGCTGCTGCATGGACGATTGTGTGTATCAGGGACTTTACGCAGATTTGAAGGTTTCTGGATCTGTGGACTGGCATTCTGAGTTTAAAAGATGGTGGAGTGGAGAACTGAGTAATTTTGAGTATCTGCTTGTCCTGAACAAATTAGCTGGGAGAAGGTGGGGAGACCACACCTTTCATCCTGTAATGCCATGGGTGATAGATTTTAGCACCCTACCAGATGAAAATTCTGATGCAGGGTGGCGGGACTTGAGCAAGAGTAAGTGGAGGCTGGCAAAAGGGGACGAACAGCTAGATTTCACATATTTAACATCCGAAATACCTCATCACGTGTCTGATGAGTGTCTTTCTGAACTGGCTGTGTGCAGCTACAAAGCTAGGAGATTACCTTTGAGTGTTCTACGATTGGCTGTCCGATCAGTTTATGAGCCCAATGAATATCCCTCTACCATGCAGAGGCTATACCAGTGGACTCCAGATGAGTGCATACCCGAATTTTACTTCGACCCgcaaattttcaattctatcCACTCTGGTATGACAAATTTGGCCATTCCTTCTTGGGCAAGCAGTCCTGAGGAGTTCATTAAAATGCATAGAGATGCTTTAGAAAGTGAACGGGTGTCTCGCCAGCTGCATATGTGGATCGATGTGACGTTTGGATACAAAATGTCTGGTGAGGCAGCTGTTGCTGCTAAGAATGTCATGCTGCCTTCTTCTGATCCCTCTTTGCCAAGATCTATCGGGCGCAGACAGCTTTTTAATCGGCCTCATCCCATCCGCAGAAGTCATTCCAGTAAATTTCATGGTAAAACAACCGTGAATCTTGATGACCTGAATGAGGTGGCGTTTGAAAAATCTCTTCTTTCTGGAACAGCTAATTTGGAGGAACTAGAACAAGCATATGCATTTTCTGAACATGCCCGGCATTTGAGTCCTCTTTACAGCTTTGGTAGTTCTGCTAAGAGTACTAACGCTTTTGAAGAATCCCAGGGAAAGAGCACCAACTGCGCCAAATCTGAACCATGTGTTATCCAAAACTTCGGGCGGACTTTTGGTGTTGACTCTAATAATCTTCTTGAATATATTGAAGAGACTGATGAAGATTTTATGGGATATCAAGAATTATTGCTTTGGAGGCAGAAATCAAATACATCAAAACAGCTTTCTGAAGATGTTGCGGAGGACATATTCTCTATTGGTTGTGTCTTAGCAGAACTTCATTTGAAGAGGCCACTATTTGACCCGACCTCGTTGGCCTTATATTTGGAAGATGGAATATTGCCAGGATCAGTGGAAGAACTTCCTCCCCTGACAAGGGTCCTTGTTGAAGCTTGTGTCCAGAGAGACTGGATAAG GAGGCCCACTGCCAAGAGTCTTCTGGAATCTCCTTATTTTCCTGCATCAATCAAATCATCATACTTGTTTGTCTCCCCACTCCAACTTCTTGGGCAAGATAGTTCTCGTCTGCATTATCTTGCAACGTTTGCAAAACAAGGAGCCTTGAAAGCAATGGGGCCATTTGCAGCTGAAAAGTCCACTTCCTATTGCTTGCCTCTACTCGCGACTCCTTTATCAGATATAGAGGCTGAGTGGGCTTGCACACTATTAGAGGAATTTATCAAGAGCTTGAAGCCATCAGCAGTGAAAACATTGATCGTTCCTTGTATTCAGAAAATTCTACAG ACAACTGGTTATTCTCGTCTAAAAGTATCCCTTCTCCAAGATTCTTTTGTTAGAGAAATTTGGAATCGGGTTGGTAAATATGCATATCTTGAAAAACTGCATCCGCTGGTCATATCAAACCTTCATATTTCACCCCATAAGACTTCAGCTGGTGCTGCTTCTGTGCTGCTGATTGGCTCTAGTGAAGAGCTTGGTATACCTGTTACAATTCATCAG ACAATCTTACCCTTGATCCAGTGCTTTGGGAAGGGACTCTCCCCAGATGGAATTGATGTGCTGATTAGAATTG GTGGACTTTTAGGGGACTCTTTTATTGTCAAACAGATGCTACCATTGCTTAAACACATGGTCCATGTCTGTATCAGTGTCTCATGCATGAATAAGTCTGAGCCTATACAGAGCTGGAGTGGTTTAGCTCTTATTGATTGTCTAGTAACATTGGATGGTTTACTTGCTTTCTTGCCAGGGGAGGTAGTTGTCAAAGAGCTGATCCAA GACCGGAATTGCCTCCATGTGATTATTCTCATGCAAACCTGTCTGGAAGTTTCAGTACTCCAG GTTGCTGCTTCCATGTTACTGGCACTATGCCAAAGGATTGGACCTGATTTGACAGCTTTGCATGTTCTTCCGCAACTTAAGGGGCTTTTTGATGAGCTTGCTTTCTCTCAAGAAACTGCCAGTGGATCAGGCAGTTCTCTTGGAAGGAGCTTGAAGGCTTCTAAGCTGAAAATAAATGAGGGCCCTGGCATTGAGAGCCGAATGGACCTTGT GTTGCTTCTGTATCCTTCATTTGCAACTCTTCTCGGAATAGAGAAACTCCGTCAATGTTGTGCCACATGGTTGCTTCTCGAGCAGTTCCTTCTGCGGCGTCATAACTGGAAG TGGGAATGTACAGGAGAATCACCCAGAGGAAGTCCAGAAAATTCTGTTTCCAAGAGGTCTCTTGTTAGTCAAGGAGTTAGAAATGAGAATAGTCCTGCAAAGATGCTGCTAAATGGAGTTGGTTGGTCGATTCCCCAATCTCAAGGGACTAGAGTTTCGAAGAATCTGTCTAGGAAGAGATATAACAAAGTTGATGGGAGTCCCATTGAAGGGAATGCAGTGATGACAAATTATATGAATCGTGAACCTTGGTTCTGGTTTCCTAGTCCAGTTAACAGCTGGGATGGACCTGAATATCTTGCTCGGGTGGGGAGTGTAAAAGATGAGCTTCCTTGGAAAATCAGAGCTTGCGTTTTGTACTCGGTGCGGGCACATAATGGCACCCTAAGATCTGTGGCTGCGTACGAAGATGAATCTACAGTTTTTACTGCTGGGATTTGCCCTGGTTTTAAGGGGACCGTTCAGAAGTGGGATCTGATGAGAATGAATAGTATGTTGGGCTACTACGGCCATGAGGAG GTTGTTAACGACATATGTGTCTTGTCTTCTAGCGGAAGGATTGCATCTTGTGATGGAACTGTACATGTGTGGAACAGCCGAACAGGGAAAGTAATATCGGTTTTTGCTGAACCCACAACTGATTCTACACACTTTGGGAGCCCCATATTATCTCCATCGAGTATCAACGCCGACTCTGCAAATGTATTGGGTTCAAATTCACTCTCAACAGGTCTATTGTCAAGTGCGTTCGATGGGAGCTTGTACACTTGCATGCATCATGTGGAGTTCAGTGACAAGCTTATAGTTGGCACTGGAAATGGCTCTATTAG GTTTATTGATATCTCCCAAGGTCAGAAGCTTCACAGTTGGCGGGGTGAACTTGGTGACTCGGGTTTCCCTTCTCTCGTTTCTGCAATAAGCTCATGCGGGTCCGACAATGTGCTACCAGATAGAGCTTCGACCTCACCTTCATGGATTGCCACTGGGCTAAGTTCTGGTCACTGTCGGTTATTTGATTCGAGAAGTGGTAACGTACTTGCCTCGTGGAAGGCCCACGACGGTTATGTGACAAAG TTGGCTGCACCGGAGCCTCATTTGCTTGTTTCGAGCTCTCTCGACAAGACCTTACGGGTTTGGGACTTGAGAAG GAATTTGCCATCTCAGCTATCCATTTTAAGAGGCCACACAGATGGTGTATCAGGTTTCTCCATGTGGGGCCAAGATGTTGTGTCAATTTCGAGAAACAAGATCGGGGTTTCCTCTCCATCAAAGTCTGTTGATGAG